The following proteins are encoded in a genomic region of Spirosoma sp. SC4-14:
- a CDS encoding helix-turn-helix transcriptional regulator: MTGSELRKKLEHSGISLTELAEKLNITPQALNSRLNAKEIKFSFILDLSEATKEPVTYFYNDLQEFSESMNSIKKSQSDDKGNRSTQSQQRKILELEARLKDKEETIEALKKLVDLYERREQNKG; the protein is encoded by the coding sequence ATGACAGGGAGTGAATTGAGAAAGAAACTAGAGCATTCGGGAATTAGCCTTACTGAATTGGCCGAAAAATTAAATATTACCCCTCAAGCTCTTAACAGTCGGCTAAACGCCAAAGAGATTAAGTTCTCTTTCATATTAGACCTATCGGAAGCAACAAAAGAACCTGTAACTTATTTTTATAATGACTTACAAGAGTTCAGTGAAAGCATGAACTCAATTAAAAAGAGCCAATCAGATGACAAGGGTAACAGGTCTACGCAATCACAACAGAGGAAGATTCTTGAGTTAGAAGCCAGACTAAAAGATAAAGAAGAGACTATAGAAGCTTTAAAGAAACTTGTTGATTTGTATGAAAGAAGAGAACAGAACAAAGGCTAA